The Rattus rattus isolate New Zealand chromosome 8, Rrattus_CSIRO_v1, whole genome shotgun sequence genome contains the following window.
AGCAGGTGGGGTTAGATATCACGTTTCCCTTGGCAGCAGGAGCTGTCTGAggacagtttctcctccctcctcctcttctccctcccttttttcttttttcttttttttttctcggagctggggaccgaactcagggcgttgtgcttgctaggcaagcgctctaccactgagctaaatccccaacccctctctctcccttttttaaaaatcttttttccttCAAGAATAAGACAAGTGTATAGATTGCTTTAGGACTGGAAGGAGGAGTGTTTGTAGAGAGTGTTTGGCAGATAAGTCCAGGGCGGGGTCTCTGCATGAAGGACCTGGGAGAATGGATGGCCAGGGCCTACAGGACCCAGCTCTGTCCAATCCCAGGTTGCTGTACTCTAGTATCTCCTTCCTATGAGTTGGAAATCAGCAGACTTAGACCTCAGACCTGGTACCAAATAGGACTTTGGGAAAGTCGATGGTGGAGTTCCTTAGCAGACCACTGTCTGCTGAGGAtcctgtggtggtgggggggtgggaagTAGGGGGAAGGGGGGACGGCAGGAGCTGCCACAGTCATATTAGGACACCTTGGACAGACAGtaaccccacccccccaccccaatgtCCTCACCTCAGCCCTGTCAGGAGTCAGGTGGCATGGATTCACTAGCTTCATTGAGCCCTGGCTGTGAAGTTGGGTTGGTCCCTTGATTCCTTTGTGCTCCACTTAGTCGGAAATCGGTTGTGTCCTCAGCGAGGTAGCCTTGGAATTCAAGGTAGCAAATACAAGGTGCTGGTAGCACTACGGGCAGTTATGATGGAAGGTCCGACCCTGGGCCTGGCTCCATCTGCTTTCCAGAAGCACCAAGGATCAAACTCTTGGCTCTGGCCTTGACCAATGCTTCCCTGAACTTAGTGAGCGTCTAAACTGCTGAGAGAGGTTCAGGCCTGGGATTCTCATGAGGTCTGGGGCTGAATCGCGGACCAGCGGGTCCCTGTTCTCTTAGTGTACTCATAACCCCTCTTTCCTCACAGGAAAAAGGATGGCACTAACTCTACAGCCCCGGAGGTCCTCCTAGCTCTGGCCTTCTTTACTTTGGGCCCCCTCCCTACTTTGTTCCTGGCAGATGGGACTGGATGGTTGACATCTTGTGACCACTAGAGGGCACACAAATCCCATCTGGCTCCTCTCGCAGAGCACATGCAGGGGGAACCCGCATTGCACCTTTCTCTGTCCCCTGCCATTAGCCTGAAAATGCCCCCCCCTCCCTGCAACTCTGCCACCTGAGGTAGCTGGCTCCTTCTAGATGAGATGGGGCCGGAAGGAGATGTGAGCTGATATTCAAGTTCAACTGCAGGGTGGGACAGGCGGAGAAGGGTGGACTTCACAGAGCAGCTAGTTTCACAGAGCATCTTTGTGGGGAGGGGTGGCCctgggaagggggaagccctttcAAGGAAAGGGTTGAAGAGGTTGGAGTGCTCGGCATAGAAGGTAAACTGAGGACAAGCCTCCATCGGTTCTTTTCCTTGGGTTTCTCAGCCTCTGCAGTGTGGGGGTGGTGTTAATATTTTCTGCACACCTCCTCCTCGCCTGGCACCGTGCCAGGTACTTTTAGACTCGATATGAAAGTGCAAGGGCTGAGAGCTGGGCTTTGTTCCTCTTGGGAGGAGCCCCATCAGCTTCCCAGCTGGCATTTCCCCCTGCGAGCATTTGAGTGCTCAAGTCATCGGTGACTCATAGGCCTGCCGCCATCCAGGGGTTTGGTGGGGGATTCCCAGGCCAGTGGTCCCGCCTGTCCATGGACTATGAGCTCTGCAGGCCCTTAGCAAGGATGTGCTGAGCAGAAGGGTGCTCCGGGCAGGTTTAGCTTCTCTGCTTGCAGGAGGCTGTACCTCCGCTTCTGAAGGTGGGGCCAGCAGGTTTGTGGGAAAAACCGAGATCCCTGCGGCCTGCCTCCTTAGGTAGATCTGGGGTAAGTCCAGTCCTGAGGTACCCTCAGGCCTAGAGATGGCCCCACCTCACCTCTTAGCTCTTTCTGTCCCCAAAGCAGAAGTTTAGGAGACTGCAGTTAATAGCAGCTGTCATTTGCTGAACACCCAGCACTTACTTTAGTCACTGTGACTACCCAGTGACAGTGCCATGAAGGAGGTTCTCTGGAGGCGGAGGCTGAGGCACGGGAAGGTGAAGGAGACAGCGCATACTTCTCATAGTTAACCGGGGACAGCTGGGGCCGAACCTAAGcggaatggggggggggaaggcatGTTTCTGCCCATATCAGTAGCTGTGATCTTCCTTCAGCTGGAGCCCCATCGACCACACCCCACCCTTAAACTCCCCGAAATCATCCCAACTCCCATGTTCTGCTGCTTGGCCTGGGCCTTGCCCAACTCTGACCTCAGGTCTGAACCATGCCCTGTCTTGTTCTTTCTCAGGCGTGTGAAGGTCAACCCAGCCATAGGAATGTGACTCTTGATATCCCGAAATGGCTCATTCTTTCTCCTGAGTTAGATGCTGCCTGCATGTCATTCTCCAGAGCCTTGTCCCCTGGCCACCCTTAAACTCCCCTCTGCCATAATGTATCCTTATAGCCCGTATCATGTAGTTCTCCAGACCGCCAcattcttatttttgttcttgtcCCTTTATGTCCCCTCACCAGAATACAAGCCCCACAACACAATGACTGTGCCTCATACTAGTGACAACTCCCAGGACCCAGGTCTAAAGGCAACACAGTagataatttacatatatttagtaGGGTGAACGAATGAGGATGTGGTTCTGTTGGTAGAGTGTCTTGCATTTGATCCCCAGCAGTGAATAAACTGGAGGGAGTGGGGCacccttgtaatcccagaactctggaagtGGAAGTAGgcaggtcagaagttcaaggtcattcttagctgCATAGCTAGTTCCAAGATAGCTTGGGCTACCAGAGAAGGACAGCCagatacccccaccccacccaacaccCCAAGGCTAAATGcagtaaaaaccaaaccaaaccaaccaaacaaacaaagaagcaaacgtGTCCCATatcacaaaataatgaaaacgAATTTGTGAATGACACTGACTGCCACTGCCAAGGTTTTGACATGAGCCACTGCTCTGCCCGACCTATGCCCCCTGCCCTGTTCTTACTAAGCTAATTTTTTAGAATGAAGTTTTAACAGTTTTGGCAGACGGTCTTGGAATTAAGGTCTGGGCTAGTCTGAGGCAGCCCCGAATGTACCTGTGGAGTGTTTTCACATGGTGACAGTACATGCCATATAGTACTTCAGAGAGATTTCTGTTCCCACCCTGCCACCTGCCAACCTGAACCAGCTTTTCACCAtacggtttccaggtcaacatttCCCAAAGGGGAGACCAACCATGTAGGCTGATCAGCAAGTCCTCAGAATGAACCTCTCCTTATGGGACACCTTTTTCTCCCTGTCTGCTCTCTTTTTTGTCTATGTGAGCCTGGGGATCATCAGTGACTTGTGCTGGGCCAAGAGAGAGTGAGGCCTTCCCAGGCTCACCCAGCATTAGCCGTCTGCCCTGCGTGGACACTGAGGCTTCCCCCTGAGGGGCTTTGGCACAGCAAAAATCATCTGAAGTGGGtggagaaggggaaactgaggcaagccCAGTGAAGCCCTTGTCAGGGAAACGGCACTGAGGTAAGTAGAGGCAAATACAGGGTCTGCCCACAGTGAACTTAGAACAAGATGAATCCGTTTGGCTGTCCCTGGCCTGGTAGACAATTTGATGGGTCTGTTCTATACCTGTtctgttccccttcccctcctaaGGACCACATCTGGTATCTCTCATGGGCTTTGCCTTCCTAACAGCCGTAAGGAGCCCAGCCTGTTGCCCTCTaactgctctctgcctctctccatctgttcCCCATTGGCTCTAGAAGGGTTGCAACCCTCCACCAAGCATCCTCATCAGGTTGTGGTTCTATCCGCAGTGCCCTCGGGGCGGAGCATGGAAGTCACAGTCCCCACCACTCTTAGTGTCCTCAATGGGTCTGATACCCGCCTGCCCTGTACCTTCAACTCCTGCTATACCGTGAACCACAAGCAGTTCTCTCTGAACTGGACTTACCAGGAGTGTAGCAATTGCTCAGAGGAGATGGTAAGTCCTGGTGGAGGAGGCAGTGCGGGAAGCAAAAGCCCCAAAGCATGAAGCCCACCATTCCCATGCCCCAAGAGGACTCTGGGTGGGCTGTCTGATACGGAGGGCATGATGTCACTACAACTGGATGGCCCTTCCAGGACTTAATTGCACGGGCAGAGGGTGTGTCCCCACGATCCTCACAGCCTCTTGTTCACTCAGCGCTCATACTAtccgcccctcccctcccagttcctccagTTTCGAATGAAGATCATCAACCTGAAGCTGGAGCGGTTTGGAGACCGAGTAGAGTTCTCGGGGAACCCCAGTAAGTACGATGTGTCAGTGACTCTAAAGAACGTGCAGCTAGAAGACGAAGGCATTTACAACTGCTACATCACCAACCCTCCAGACCGCCACCGTGGCCACGGCAAGATCTACCTGCAGGTCCTTCTAGAAGGTAAGAGTGACTGGGCTGCTGTGAGACCCTGACCCTTCTTCACAGATTAGCTCAGGGCACTTCAAGGAGGCTGTGACTCCCATCTCATCTTCGGCTGCTTGCACTGGAGGAAGACATCCGTGCCTTCCCTCTTGAGGGAACGAGTCAATCACGATTAAAACCTTAACTGTGCCCATTGTatggatggggaaactgaggttcaagAGAATACATTTCTTAAGATCACAATTCCTAACTTGTAGAATTAGATTTGAGTCTGATTTTAATGTCCGTGATTTTAAATATtctggtgggggggtgggggttggagaggCTTTTGGAGGAGGCATGGTGGGGCAGTGATCTAGGTTGCTTTGACTTTGATTAATGCCTTGTTAATGGAGAAGAGTCAAACCGTGTCCCCTCCTATTTTGGAGAGCAAGGGCTAGAGAGGGAATTTCCTTCCCAGCTCTATGATTCTgtttcctctcccccccctcagTGCCCCCAGAGCGGGACTCCACGGTGGCAGTCATCGTGGGTGCCTCAGTGGGGGGTTTCCTGGCTGTGGTCATCTTGGTGCTGATGGTGGTCAAATGTGTGAGGAGGAAAAAAGAGCAGAAGCTGAGCACGGATGACCTGAAGACCGAAGAGGAAGGCAAGACGGATGGAGAGGGCAACGCGGAAGATGGTGCCAAGTAACCGGAAGCTTGCCCTGAAGCCCCTCCCTGTGTCCCgtcttctctcactctctgccctgTACAGTGTGACCCTGCCTGCTCTCACTTGGTGTGCTTCTCTTGAATAGGACCCCAGGATCGACCTGGGGCCTCCCTTccaatgcccccacccccataccaaGGACgacctccctccccttcatctgAAAACTGCCTTGGTATCTGAGATACGCGCGAGTCCCAGGGAGAACAGAGAGGGCTCTAGCCTGTCAGTCTTTGAGGAAGAAAGACCTGTGTGGTCCCAAAGACAGGAttggggagggagggcagtgggagaagaggccgtCTGCCCGTCTTGTCTAGGGTTTGGTCTTGTGGTGGTTTAAACTGTGGGAATggcagtgtgtgtggtgggggattCTGTGCTGATCAGAGGCACCATGGGAATGACTCGTGATGATGATGGCTTTGCTGTATTCCTCTGGCTACTCCTAGCCCGGAACAGCCATCAGCTGGGGATGAAGGTGGGGTCCTACCATTTGTGAAAGTATTATTTAAAGGGATGACTGTGCATTTCCAGGGCACTCAAGGAAAGATAGGGCTGAGGCATTTCTGGGCAGAGCCTTGGCccagagaactctgttctggcCTCATTTCTATCACTAGCCACTCCCAGAGAGGCCCTGGTTTACTGTTGGCTACTGCTCCCTTGGGGATGCTGGCAAGAGCGCTACTGGAAAAGCGGCATCAGGTAAGATCATATGCTACCCTAGGGATGCTCCTTAAGAGACCTGTGAGGGCCTGAGGGGTACGGGCTTCACTGCGTACATGTGGCTGCCTTCTCCAACAAGATGATTACCTTGGTTTCAGCCAGCAGCTGCCAAACCTCAGAATGgggtgtgttttttgtgtgtgtgtgtgtgtgtgtgtgtgtgtatgggcaacTTCCTGCAGGGCTTTAGTTTGGGGGTTTCTAGTTGCCCTTGGCAGGGGTTCTGTCTGGCTTTtggcaagaaggaagagaaggctggAGAGCATGTAATATGAGAGCATTCTGGAGGAGCCTGTgagctctgcccctcccccacccccagagctccctttATAGGGGAGAAAGTCGCTCCTGTGGGAAAACAACTTTCACTGCCATTTTACTATCATTATAAGGGACTTGTTAAGTCCAGAAATGGGAGAAAGGCAGGGCAGAAATGGCTAATCGGAGAGCACCGTGTTAGGACACGCTCAGAGAACTGGCACAGAGCCTCCTGCAGAATGAAGTTCCAAGTGACCGACAGAAGCTAAAAGTATTGCCCATGATCTGGCTCCCTGGTCCCCGGTTAGAACAAACAGAGCTTCCTGGTGGGAGAACCTCGAGCCTAGGAGGTGTTCGTACATGGTAGCGGTGGGGTCCGTCTAGCCCTGCTCCCCTTCCAGAAACTCAGCCCCCACAAGCTCAGGGTAAGTTAGCTGTTCAGGGTAGGGAAAGAGTGTGGTAGAGACAAGACCAAGACAGTCTCAGGGACCAATACTTGCCTCTGCTTATCAGATAGCCACTCAAAGAGACAATGACAGCAGATGGAAGGTTCAGCTTAATTCATTTCAACCCAACAACCATTTACCGAGTTTATGCTGTACtccaggcactgtgctgggtGCCAGGGGTGCATACAAAGCCATAACAGAGTCAGGGACTGCCAAATCTGCACTGTAGGACCAAGattaaatttttcttcctttctttccttttcttttcttttctttctttctctctttctttttttatgcatCTACTTCCACCTCCATAGCCACTGCTTCCACAAGAGGTCAGGAGGATAAGACTTTTGATTTGGGGGTTTGGGAAAGTAAGGctgcaaggggagggggaaggtacTGTTAGAGAGTGTACAGAGGTCATGTAGGTTGGGCATGAAGTAGGGGATGGGTAAGCAGCCAGAGGACTCCTGGGTAAGGTGAATCTAACCCTTCTGGAAGTTCTAAACTCTTTGGCTCAGAACCTAACTGCCAGAGAACACACTGCCAATGGGAGTGGGCGAAACCACCAGGGTGCCTGGAGCAGGTGGATACTGCCTATCCTTCCAGCAAGCCCACTAGGGGTAGAGAGATGGGTCATGGGCTCCTCAAGCCAGCTGAATCCAAGGGTGGTGGTGTTTGGTAGCTTGGAGCAGCCAGTTTTCATCACCTGGCATGTGCCGTCTTCTTTCACGGTGCACAGACAAGGGACTTGGCTTTTGCAAAGTCTCCTAACATTTTGGGGGGAGTGGTTACTTGGGAGATTCCCCCAGAGGGTCGTACTAATAAGTGGCCTCTTAAAGAGGTAAAGTTTCTAGgggtctctttcttttctgtcctgaAAGAATGGGGTCCAGGGAAAGCAACGCCTGTCTCTGGATCTCATGGGCTGGGTCAGGAGCCATTCTGCCCCAGGTACTTGCCCCCATGCGCACTTTCTTAAACCCTACGTGAGGGCCTCTGGGCTTGAGGTTGGGAACAAAACCAGGCTTct
Protein-coding sequences here:
- the Scn2b gene encoding sodium channel subunit beta-2, which produces MHRDAWLPRPAFSLTGLSLFFSLVPSGRSMEVTVPTTLSVLNGSDTRLPCTFNSCYTVNHKQFSLNWTYQECSNCSEEMFLQFRMKIINLKLERFGDRVEFSGNPSKYDVSVTLKNVQLEDEGIYNCYITNPPDRHRGHGKIYLQVLLEVPPERDSTVAVIVGASVGGFLAVVILVLMVVKCVRRKKEQKLSTDDLKTEEEGKTDGEGNAEDGAK